Proteins encoded in a region of the Sphingomonas sp. HMP9 genome:
- a CDS encoding IclR family transcriptional regulator, translating to MIRRPVKSASRTFEVLELFRDRRMPLRLNEIYTALGYPQSSATNLLKSMVMAGYLNYNRATRTYLPTLQVMSLGNWLYSYISADHGYGWLLDELQRRTDETAVLVTQNDLFIQYIMMRLPAHPHKRPPHVGEMRLMIDATSGLALMSQMHDREIDKICRYSNYYELSPGGRVDSAELMRKIAWIRQTGYCYWDEHPVPGIASMAFPLADTLHGIPLAVGVGGTTERLSRNKSELVKISREVIAEFRDRFAHVPDEQYLVAAE from the coding sequence CCGTCAAATCGGCCTCGCGCACGTTCGAGGTGCTCGAATTGTTTCGCGACCGCCGGATGCCACTGCGCCTGAACGAGATCTACACAGCGCTCGGCTACCCGCAATCAAGCGCGACCAATTTGCTCAAAAGCATGGTCATGGCGGGGTACCTCAACTACAACCGCGCCACGCGCACCTATCTGCCGACGCTGCAGGTGATGTCGCTCGGCAACTGGCTGTACAGCTATATCTCGGCCGACCACGGCTATGGCTGGCTGCTCGACGAACTGCAGCGGCGGACCGACGAGACAGCGGTGCTGGTCACGCAGAACGATCTGTTTATCCAGTATATCATGATGCGGCTGCCCGCGCATCCGCACAAGCGCCCGCCGCATGTCGGCGAGATGCGGCTGATGATCGACGCCACCTCCGGCCTCGCGCTGATGAGCCAGATGCACGACCGTGAGATCGACAAGATCTGTCGCTACAGCAATTATTACGAGCTGAGCCCGGGCGGGCGCGTCGATAGCGCCGAGCTGATGCGTAAGATCGCGTGGATCCGCCAGACCGGCTATTGCTATTGGGACGAGCATCCGGTGCCGGGGATTGCGTCGATGGCGTTTCCGCTCGCCGACACGCTGCATGGTATCCCGCTCGCGGTCGGCGTCGGCGGCACGACCGAGCGGCTGTCGCGCAACAAGAGCGAACTGGTCAAGATCAGCCGCGAGGTGATCGCCGAATTCCGCGACCGCTTCGCCCATGTCCCGGACGAACAATATCTGGTCGCGGCGGAGTGA
- a CDS encoding SMP-30/gluconolactonase/LRE family protein, whose translation MSRTNNIWSRRSDPGMPVTIDLLPEAGVRLGESPLWDHRSDRLWSVDVVGPRILSCDANGAAPREWTLDQPVGSIGLAGDGLVAALADGFHRFDPDTGATTAIARPDIAAGTRFNDGKADRGGNFLAGSMRVGDGTVTGVLWRLGTDGALVELERDLAITNAICFSPDGDTLYLADSLDGILRSYRYDGSVLAERKTLADCREAGSGPDGATVDAAGNIWVALVMAQAIACYAPDGRLLQAIPVPVPYPSCPAFGGPGLSTLYVTSIADSGHRLVSDHPDRGRIVAIRGLDAVGLPEGVYR comes from the coding sequence ATGTCCCGGACGAACAATATCTGGTCGCGGCGGAGTGATCCGGGCATGCCGGTAACGATCGACCTGCTGCCCGAAGCCGGCGTCCGGCTCGGCGAGAGCCCGCTCTGGGACCATCGCAGCGACCGGCTCTGGTCGGTCGACGTCGTCGGACCGCGCATCCTGTCCTGCGACGCCAATGGTGCCGCGCCGCGCGAGTGGACACTCGACCAGCCGGTCGGCAGCATTGGCCTCGCGGGCGATGGCCTGGTCGCGGCGTTGGCGGACGGTTTCCATCGCTTCGATCCCGACACCGGCGCGACGACCGCGATCGCACGGCCCGACATAGCGGCGGGCACGCGCTTCAACGACGGCAAGGCGGACCGCGGCGGGAATTTCCTGGCCGGATCGATGCGGGTCGGCGACGGTACCGTTACCGGCGTCTTGTGGCGGCTCGGCACGGACGGTGCGCTGGTCGAACTCGAACGCGATCTGGCGATCACCAACGCGATCTGTTTTTCGCCTGATGGCGACACATTGTACCTAGCAGACAGCCTGGACGGCATCCTGCGATCTTATCGCTACGACGGTTCCGTGCTGGCCGAGCGCAAGACGCTGGCGGACTGCCGTGAGGCAGGGTCGGGGCCGGATGGCGCGACTGTGGATGCGGCCGGCAACATCTGGGTCGCACTGGTAATGGCGCAAGCGATCGCGTGCTACGCGCCCGATGGCCGGCTGCTGCAGGCGATCCCGGTGCCGGTGCCCTATCCGTCGTGCCCGGCGTTCGGCGGGCCGGGCCTGTCCACGCTATACGTGACGAGCATCGCGGATTCGGGCCACCGACTGGTGTCCGACCATCCAGATCGTGGCCGCATCGTCGCGATCCGGGGACTCGATGCGGTGGGCCTGCCCGAAGGCGTCTATCGCTGA